One Tolypothrix bouteillei VB521301 DNA window includes the following coding sequences:
- a CDS encoding methylenetetrahydrofolate reductase, with product MHNILTTTPLSSFRAAAQAGEFLVTAEVAPPKGGDPTHMIEMAATLKGRVHAVNITDGSRAVLRMSSLVASAILLQNGIEPICQIACRDRNRIGLQADLMGAHALGIHNILALTGDPVKAGDHPEAKGVFDLESIRLLQMIQKLNHGVDCNEQPLTDGALNLFPGAAVDPQCNSWSGLQSRFDRKLEAGAQFFQSQLITDFERLEKFMDQIAGGCNKPILAGIFLLKSAKNAQFINRCVPGVNIPQDIIDRLAKAKKPLEEGMKIAAEQVQVARQLCHGVHMMAVKREDLIPQILDLAGVAPVNLVVSK from the coding sequence ATGCACAACATCTTGACAACCACTCCCTTAAGTTCATTTCGCGCAGCCGCACAAGCGGGGGAGTTTCTCGTGACTGCTGAGGTTGCGCCTCCTAAAGGGGGAGATCCAACACATATGATTGAAATGGCGGCGACCCTTAAGGGGAGGGTTCATGCCGTCAACATCACAGATGGTAGCCGTGCTGTGCTGCGGATGTCTTCGCTTGTGGCATCAGCTATTTTGTTACAGAATGGAATTGAGCCGATTTGTCAGATTGCGTGTCGCGATCGCAACCGGATTGGTTTGCAAGCCGACCTTATGGGTGCTCACGCTTTGGGTATTCATAATATCCTCGCTTTGACTGGTGACCCCGTGAAAGCAGGAGACCACCCAGAAGCCAAAGGAGTTTTTGATTTAGAGTCAATACGCTTGCTACAAATGATACAGAAACTCAATCACGGTGTTGATTGCAACGAGCAACCTTTAACAGATGGAGCGCTAAACTTATTTCCCGGTGCAGCTGTTGACCCGCAATGTAACAGTTGGTCCGGATTGCAAAGCCGATTTGATCGCAAACTAGAAGCAGGAGCGCAATTCTTTCAAAGTCAGTTAATTACAGATTTTGAACGGCTGGAAAAGTTTATGGATCAAATAGCTGGTGGTTGTAACAAACCGATTTTAGCTGGAATTTTTCTTTTAAAATCAGCTAAGAACGCTCAATTTATCAATCGATGCGTACCGGGTGTAAATATTCCCCAAGACATCATCGATCGATTGGCAAAAGCTAAAAAACCTTTAGAAGAAGGGATGAAAATTGCAGCCGAACAAGTGCAAGTAGCGCGTCAATTGTGTCATGGAGTTCACATGATGGCAGTGAAGCGTGAAGATTTGATTCCACAAATTTTGGATTTGGCAGGAGTTGCGCCAGTGAATTTAGTTGTATCTAAGTAA
- the trpS gene encoding tryptophan--tRNA ligase has product MSNKQRVFSGVQPTGNLHLGNYLGAINNWVEIQNQYDNFFCVVDLHAITAPHNPATLASDSYTIAALYLACGIDLSHSTIFIQSHVSAHSELTWLLNCITPLNWLEDMIQFKEKAVKQGENVNTGLLDYPVLMASDILLYQTDKVPVGEDQKQHLELTRDIVNRFNHLFAKPDRPVLKLPEPLIRKEGARVMSLTDGTKKMSKSDPSELSRINLLDSPDEIAKKIKRCKTDPVRGLEFDNPERPESNNLLTLYMLLSGKTKEEVAAECRDMGWGQFKPLFTDVVNAALKPIQDKYRAIVDDKGYLESVLREGKQKAESAANETVTQVKKAMGYSLPL; this is encoded by the coding sequence ATGAGCAACAAGCAACGAGTCTTTTCTGGCGTTCAACCTACGGGCAATCTACATTTGGGTAACTACTTAGGTGCTATCAATAACTGGGTGGAAATCCAAAACCAGTACGATAATTTCTTTTGTGTGGTAGATTTACATGCCATCACAGCACCGCACAATCCAGCAACCCTGGCATCAGATAGCTACACGATCGCAGCTCTCTATCTTGCGTGTGGTATCGATCTAAGCCACTCTACTATCTTTATACAATCTCACGTATCTGCCCATAGCGAACTGACTTGGTTGCTTAACTGTATCACTCCCCTAAACTGGCTGGAAGATATGATTCAGTTTAAAGAAAAGGCAGTGAAGCAGGGAGAAAACGTTAATACGGGTTTGTTAGACTACCCAGTGTTAATGGCTTCCGATATTTTACTCTACCAAACAGATAAAGTTCCAGTCGGTGAGGACCAAAAGCAACATTTGGAATTGACACGGGATATTGTCAACCGATTTAACCACTTGTTTGCCAAACCGGATCGTCCCGTGCTGAAGTTACCAGAACCCTTAATCCGTAAAGAAGGCGCTAGGGTCATGAGTTTGACAGATGGTACAAAGAAAATGTCAAAGTCCGATCCATCAGAATTGAGCCGGATTAATCTGTTAGATTCTCCTGATGAGATTGCCAAGAAAATTAAGCGGTGTAAAACAGATCCAGTTCGAGGTTTGGAGTTTGATAATCCAGAACGTCCTGAAAGTAACAATTTGTTAACGCTGTATATGCTGCTTTCTGGCAAGACCAAGGAAGAGGTTGCGGCTGAATGTCGGGATATGGGCTGGGGGCAATTTAAGCCTTTGTTTACGGATGTGGTCAATGCAGCGTTGAAACCCATTCAGGATAAGTACCGCGCAATAGTTGATGATAAAGGCTACCTTGAGTCCGTATTGCGCGAAGGCAAGCAGAAAGCTGAATCTGCTGCCAACGAAACAGTTACACAGGTTAAGAAAGCCATGGGTTACTCATTACCACTGTAG